From a single Sinomonas atrocyanea genomic region:
- a CDS encoding CE1758 family FMN-dependent luciferase-like monooxygenase: MQFGIFSVGDVTLDPTTGHLPTEGERIQAIVTIAKHAEEVGLDVFATGEHHNPPFYPSSPTTLLAYIGAQTEKLILSTTTTLITTNDPVKIAEDFGMLQHLVGGRTDLVLGRGNTAPVYPWFGKNPQDSLELTVENYALLRRLWDEEVVTWSGKFRTPLHGFTVTPRPLDGVAPFVWHGSIRTPQIAELAAYYGDGFFANNIFWPKEHYIRLINLYRERFEHYGHGKAHQAMVGLGGQFFIRPNSQDAKREFRPYFDNAPVYGHGPSMEDFTAQTPLTVGSPAEFVEKTLAFRDYFGDYQRQLFLVDHAGLPLKTVLEQLDLLGEVLPELRAGFAEGRPADVPEAPTHAARVAARRAAEGAAEEAVAEEAAQ, encoded by the coding sequence ATGCAGTTCGGCATCTTCAGCGTCGGCGACGTCACCCTCGACCCCACGACGGGCCACCTGCCCACCGAGGGCGAGCGGATCCAGGCGATCGTCACGATCGCCAAGCACGCAGAGGAGGTGGGCCTCGACGTCTTCGCGACCGGCGAGCACCACAACCCGCCGTTCTACCCGAGCTCCCCCACCACGCTGCTGGCCTACATCGGCGCGCAGACCGAGAAGCTCATCCTCTCGACCACGACGACGCTCATCACCACCAATGACCCGGTGAAGATCGCCGAGGACTTCGGCATGCTCCAGCACCTCGTGGGCGGCCGGACCGACCTCGTGCTGGGCCGCGGCAACACCGCCCCGGTCTACCCCTGGTTCGGCAAGAACCCCCAGGACTCCCTCGAGCTCACGGTCGAGAACTACGCGCTCCTTCGCCGCCTCTGGGACGAGGAGGTGGTGACGTGGAGCGGGAAGTTCCGCACCCCGCTGCACGGCTTCACGGTCACCCCTCGCCCTCTGGACGGCGTCGCGCCCTTCGTGTGGCACGGCTCCATCCGCACCCCGCAGATCGCCGAGCTCGCCGCGTACTACGGGGACGGGTTCTTCGCGAACAACATCTTCTGGCCGAAGGAGCACTACATCCGGCTCATCAACCTGTACCGGGAGCGGTTCGAGCACTACGGGCACGGCAAGGCGCACCAGGCGATGGTGGGCCTGGGCGGGCAGTTCTTCATCCGGCCGAACTCCCAGGACGCCAAGCGCGAGTTCCGGCCCTACTTCGACAACGCCCCGGTGTACGGCCACGGCCCCTCCATGGAGGACTTCACCGCCCAGACACCGCTGACCGTGGGCAGCCCGGCCGAGTTCGTCGAGAAGACCCTGGCCTTCCGCGACTACTTCGGGGACTACCAGCGCCAGCTGTTCCTGGTGGACCACGCCGGCCTGCCGCTCAAGACCGTCCTCGAGCAGCTCGACCTGCTCGGCGAGGTGCTCCCTGAGCTCCGGGCCGGCTTCGCCGAGGGTCGCCCCGCGGACGTCCCGGAGGCTCCGACCCACGCGGCGCGGGTCGCCGCGCGGCGCGCCGCGGAGGGGGCAGCGGAGGAGGCCGTGGCCGAGGAGGCGGCCCAATGA
- a CDS encoding MarR family winged helix-turn-helix transcriptional regulator, with translation MTETTPAPHAGPSVREVSEAWESLFRAQVAVMRRLQRDPAFRTLGINSYDVLFTLSRCEGRGLRLNELNDHVLLAQSSLSRLVERLERQGLVARESAPADGRGVVVRLTEEGARVQREVGRAHVREINRIMGGALDAGDLAALRDLTTRLREHVVADHPL, from the coding sequence ATGACGGAGACGACGCCGGCGCCCCACGCGGGCCCGTCCGTCCGGGAGGTGTCCGAGGCGTGGGAGTCCCTCTTCCGCGCGCAGGTCGCCGTGATGCGCCGGCTGCAGCGCGACCCGGCCTTCCGCACCCTCGGCATCAACAGCTATGACGTGCTCTTCACCCTGAGCCGGTGCGAGGGGCGGGGGCTGCGGCTCAACGAGCTCAACGACCACGTCCTGCTCGCCCAGTCGAGCCTGTCCCGGCTCGTGGAGCGGCTCGAGCGGCAGGGACTGGTGGCCCGGGAGAGCGCCCCCGCGGACGGCCGCGGCGTCGTCGTCCGCCTCACCGAGGAGGGCGCGCGCGTCCAGCGGGAGGTGGGCCGCGCCCACGTGCGCGAGATCAACCGGATTATGGGCGGGGCGCTCGACGCCGGTGACCTCGCCGCGCTGCGCGACCTCACCACGCGCCTGCGCGAGCACGTGGTGGCGGACCACCCGCTCTGA
- a CDS encoding transglutaminase-like domain-containing protein, with product MQRTVGAHLKFTTAPHTKLAMAIAVARVPGYTSFEEELVVTAGDRTVAPRELLDGHGGRFHVLELAEPTEVEVAYRAVVEGTGEPEPVDEMELIRYVRPSRYAESDRLLPTSYAHFGSLAGLELVQAVRDWVSAQLAYVSGSSRGTDGAVETLLHRRGVCRDFAHLAIALLRAKDVPARLAAVYAPGLRPMDFHAVAEAFVDGAWHVLDPTGLAPRASMLRITAGRDSSDTAFLSTVGGRLTLKRLTVTAEAADLPAEDPAALVALG from the coding sequence ATGCAGCGCACCGTCGGTGCCCACCTGAAGTTCACGACCGCGCCGCACACCAAGCTGGCCATGGCCATCGCCGTGGCCCGCGTCCCCGGGTACACCTCGTTCGAGGAGGAGCTCGTGGTGACCGCCGGCGACAGGACGGTGGCACCGCGCGAGCTCCTCGACGGGCACGGCGGCCGCTTCCACGTCCTCGAGCTTGCGGAGCCCACCGAGGTCGAGGTCGCCTACCGGGCGGTCGTCGAGGGGACCGGCGAGCCGGAGCCCGTCGACGAGATGGAGCTCATCCGCTACGTCCGGCCCAGCCGCTACGCGGAGAGCGACCGCCTGCTCCCCACCTCGTACGCCCACTTCGGCTCGCTTGCCGGGCTCGAGCTCGTCCAGGCCGTCCGGGACTGGGTCAGCGCCCAGCTCGCCTACGTCAGCGGATCCTCGCGCGGGACGGACGGGGCCGTCGAGACCCTGCTGCACCGCCGCGGCGTCTGCCGCGACTTCGCGCACCTGGCCATCGCGCTCCTGCGGGCCAAGGACGTCCCCGCCCGGCTGGCCGCCGTCTACGCGCCGGGCCTGCGGCCCATGGACTTCCATGCCGTCGCGGAGGCGTTCGTGGACGGTGCGTGGCACGTGCTGGACCCCACGGGGCTCGCCCCGCGGGCCTCGATGCTGCGGATCACGGCCGGGCGGGACTCCTCGGACACGGCCTTCCTCTCGACCGTCGGAGGACGGCTCACGCTCAAGCGGCTCACCGTGACGGCCGAGGCCGCCGATCTTCCCGCCGAGGACCCGGCCGCGCTCGTGGCCCTCGGCTGA